Sequence from the uncultured Flavobacterium sp. genome:
ATGTTGCTACCGATTTAAAAAAAACAAGTGATGGTCTTTATCTTGCCAAAAATTCAGGAAATTTTGGGGATTATGCTGGTCTCTACAAATATGATTTTAATTGTAATTTAGTTTGGAAAAAAGAAATCGATAATTTTAGAATTCAAATCAGCAAGCTAACGTATGACTCTCAAGGTAACATCTATGTTTTAATAACCTGGGCCGATGCCCACAATGCTGTTGGCCCTTTCCCGATATCATTTAATGGTTTTCCTATGTATCCTGGACTAAATCTATTTAAGTTTGATAAAAATGGAAATTTAATTTGGAACCGATCAATAGGTCATGGAGCAGATTACGGAATGAGAGATATTTATATTTATAATGATATACTTTATATTACTGGAACATTTTATACAGACATAACCATTAACAATCAAATAAAACTTATAAATACTGTTTATACTGGAAATTATGTTTATCATGCTTTATTATTTATCGCTACATTTGATCTCAATGGAAATCTAAAAGATGCCCAGAAATTTGGTACCAGCAATGATGACTATATTAGCTCTGAGATGGATAAAAAAGGAAATTTGTATTTTTCAAGGTCAGATTATAATAACTCAAGCATTGACAAAATCGATTCCAGTCTCAATATAGTTTGGACAAAAGAAATATCTAATAATAAGATTAAAAACGAATCTTATTTTATACCTACTCTTTTACGTTATAATTCCAATAATGATAAATTATATTTATGGGGCTCTTTTTACAAATTCGCAGATATACTTGGAACCATTTATACAGATCCTAACACTGGATTTAATATAACACAAAGTATTCTATCAGAATTCAATGTAATTACCGGAAAACTAGAACGAATTAAACAAATTAATAATTCTTCTACTTTAGCATTCGGTCCTTCTGCCGGAAACACAGCTTATTTAGCAGAAAAAGATAACGAACTATTTATCTTTTCAAGTTTTACAGGTGTAATGAAATTTCCTAATAAAATTATTGAATCCAGAACTTTTAATGGAGGCGGAAACACTTATTATTACAGTGAAGAATTAGTTCTTTTTAAAGTAAACTTAAATAGTTTTGATTCTGAATTTATACTAAAATCTTCAGGAACAAGTTATTACACAAGTAGCATGTCTACTGACGCTGCTAATCCAATTTTATTTCATGGAAATGATCTTTATTTAACAGCTAGTTTCCAAAGTTCTCCATTAATAATTAATAATACTGTAATAAACAATAATAGTGGTAATAATGCTTCTGATGTAATGTTATACAAATATAAACTTGACGCATCATCAACTGATTCGGGAGCTATCTTAGCCGAAAACACATGTTTTAATGAACCTACTAATTTCGAAGTAAAAGGAAACTTTGATTCAATACTATGGGATTTTGACGATTCAAATTCTACAACGAATAATAGCGCAACAATAAGTAATCCGAAGCATCAATTTACAGCCATAGGAACATATAATGTTTCTGCGATAATAAAATGTGGCACTGAAACTCAAACTTTAAAGAAGGAAATTGTAATAACGAATATTCCCAAAAGCTTTACTTTAGATCCAATTACTGCATGCGAAACAACTTCTGGCACAGGAATTTCAAACTCATTTGACACTTCAAATATTAATGAAAAAATTATTGATAATCAAACAAACTTAGTGGTTGAATATAGAGATTCAAATGGGAATCTATTACAAACTCCTTTGCCAAATCCTTACACGAATACTGTAAAAAACGAAGAAACAATCAAAGTTAAAAGCTATTTTGCTAATAATCCATCCTGTTTCGCTGAAGCTGATTTGAAACTTCAGACAATTACAAAACCGGCAAATCTTTTAATTAATTCTCCACAAAACTTCTGTATTCAACAAAATGCTACATTGAATAATATAGCTATTACTGGTCAAAATATAAAATGGTATGACGCGGCAGCTGCAGGAACACTATTACCAAATACAACTTTACTTCAAAATAACACAACTTATTACGCTTCGCAAAGCATAAATGGTTGTGAAAGTGAAAGAGTTCCTGTGAAAATAAATATTCAAAATACTCCTCCTCCAACTGGAGATGCAAATCAGCCTTTTTGTTCTGGATCGAATCCTACTATCGCAAGTATTATGGTTACCGGAGATCTTGTAAAATGGTATGATACCGCTTCAAATGGAACACTTTTGCCAACTACAACAAATCTTCAAGACGGAAAAACATATTATGTTTCTCAAACCGTAAATAATTGCGAAAGTCAAAGATTTGCGGTCACAGTTTCCGTAAAAGATACTCCACTTGCTCCTCTTGAGTTAAACAGTCGTGCTTTCTGCAAAAGTGAAAATGCAACTTTAAACGATATCCAAATTGACGGACAAAATTTGAAATGGTACAGTTCAAACATTGCAGCCAGTACTTTACCGAATACTACTTTACTGGAAAACAATACTACTTATTATGTTTCGCAAACTACAGGATGTGAAAGTGAAAGAACTCCTATTTTGGTAAAAGTCAATGACACAAATTTACCAACAGCAAAAACAGAACAACCTTTCTGTATTGATCAAAATGCTACAATTGCTGATATTAATATTCAGGGAACAGGAATCATTTGGTATGATGAAGCGATTGCAGGAAACATTTTGACAGAAACAACCTTACTTGAAAACAAAACTTATTATGCAACGCAAACTGTAAACACTTGCGAAAGCAAACGAGTTGCTGTGTCTATAAAAATTCAAGACACTCCAAACCCAATTGCCAATTCTCCGCAAACATTTTGTATTCAAAAAAATGCTAAAATCAGCGACATTGAAATTAATGGAGAGAATATAAAATGGTTTGAAAGTCTGTCTTCTAATACTACTTTATCAGAAATAACTTTACTTCAAAACGGCATTACTTATTATGCTTCGCAAACAATCAACAATTGCGAAAGTGACAGAATTCCGGTAACAATAAAAATTCTTGAAGCTACTACTGGCGACTGTATTAATTTTGTTGACGAACTTCCTTTTCCAAAATTCTTTAC
This genomic interval carries:
- a CDS encoding T9SS type B sorting domain-containing protein, which translates into the protein MKHKLLLFFLFFSFLMQGQCFDCAKNIGGWNGDVATDLKKTSDGLYLAKNSGNFGDYAGLYKYDFNCNLVWKKEIDNFRIQISKLTYDSQGNIYVLITWADAHNAVGPFPISFNGFPMYPGLNLFKFDKNGNLIWNRSIGHGADYGMRDIYIYNDILYITGTFYTDITINNQIKLINTVYTGNYVYHALLFIATFDLNGNLKDAQKFGTSNDDYISSEMDKKGNLYFSRSDYNNSSIDKIDSSLNIVWTKEISNNKIKNESYFIPTLLRYNSNNDKLYLWGSFYKFADILGTIYTDPNTGFNITQSILSEFNVITGKLERIKQINNSSTLAFGPSAGNTAYLAEKDNELFIFSSFTGVMKFPNKIIESRTFNGGGNTYYYSEELVLFKVNLNSFDSEFILKSSGTSYYTSSMSTDAANPILFHGNDLYLTASFQSSPLIINNTVINNNSGNNASDVMLYKYKLDASSTDSGAILAENTCFNEPTNFEVKGNFDSILWDFDDSNSTTNNSATISNPKHQFTAIGTYNVSAIIKCGTETQTLKKEIVITNIPKSFTLDPITACETTSGTGISNSFDTSNINEKIIDNQTNLVVEYRDSNGNLLQTPLPNPYTNTVKNEETIKVKSYFANNPSCFAEADLKLQTITKPANLLINSPQNFCIQQNATLNNIAITGQNIKWYDAAAAGTLLPNTTLLQNNTTYYASQSINGCESERVPVKINIQNTPPPTGDANQPFCSGSNPTIASIMVTGDLVKWYDTASNGTLLPTTTNLQDGKTYYVSQTVNNCESQRFAVTVSVKDTPLAPLELNSRAFCKSENATLNDIQIDGQNLKWYSSNIAASTLPNTTLLENNTTYYVSQTTGCESERTPILVKVNDTNLPTAKTEQPFCIDQNATIADINIQGTGIIWYDEAIAGNILTETTLLENKTYYATQTVNTCESKRVAVSIKIQDTPNPIANSPQTFCIQKNAKISDIEINGENIKWFESLSSNTTLSEITLLQNGITYYASQTINNCESDRIPVTIKILEATTGDCINFVDELPFPKFFTPNNDTYNDYWTIDFAYLAPNTGIKIFDRYGKLIKELVSNGTWDGTFLGQELPASDYWFSVTRLNGTEYRGHFSLKR